The Nitriliruptor alkaliphilus DSM 45188 genome includes a region encoding these proteins:
- a CDS encoding branched-chain amino acid transaminase codes for MPFPKSDHIWMDGEVVAWDDATVHVLTPTLHYGYGVFEGIRAYPTDEGSAVFQLRTHLARLLRSARIYPPLDEVPFSVDDLCDATLDLIVRNGHEQGCYVRPTIYLGYGEIGLNPLPSEPKVAIATWEWGAYLGEQAQLDGVRVMISSYRRIGKNTIPPAGKANGQYLNSSLAKVEAIRAGYDEAIMLSEDGFIAEGTGENLFVVHDGVISTPPLWNGPLDGITRQAVMTIAEDLGHPVVERPLVRTDLFLADEILLTGTAAEITPVREVEGRTIGPRGPITEAIQSTFNDAVRGRVERYRDWLTPVPR; via the coding sequence GTGCCGTTCCCGAAGAGCGACCACATCTGGATGGACGGCGAGGTGGTCGCGTGGGACGACGCGACCGTGCACGTCCTGACGCCGACGCTCCACTACGGCTACGGCGTGTTCGAGGGCATCCGCGCCTACCCGACCGACGAGGGGTCCGCGGTGTTCCAGCTGCGCACCCACCTGGCGCGGCTGCTGCGCAGCGCCCGGATCTACCCCCCGCTCGACGAGGTGCCGTTCTCGGTCGACGACCTGTGCGACGCCACGCTCGACCTGATCGTGCGCAACGGCCACGAGCAGGGCTGTTACGTCCGGCCGACCATCTACCTCGGCTACGGCGAGATCGGCCTGAACCCGCTGCCCTCCGAACCGAAGGTCGCCATCGCCACCTGGGAGTGGGGCGCCTACCTCGGCGAGCAGGCGCAGCTCGACGGCGTTCGGGTGATGATCTCCAGCTACCGCCGCATCGGCAAGAACACCATCCCGCCGGCCGGCAAGGCCAACGGGCAGTACCTCAACAGCTCGCTCGCCAAGGTCGAGGCCATCCGCGCCGGCTACGACGAGGCCATCATGCTGTCCGAGGACGGCTTCATCGCCGAGGGCACCGGGGAGAACCTCTTCGTCGTCCACGACGGCGTGATCTCGACCCCGCCACTGTGGAACGGTCCCCTCGACGGCATCACCCGCCAGGCGGTGATGACCATCGCCGAGGACCTCGGCCACCCGGTGGTGGAGCGGCCGCTGGTCCGCACCGACCTGTTCCTCGCCGACGAGATCCTGCTGACCGGCACGGCGGCGGAGATCACCCCGGTCCGGGAGGTCGAGGGGCGGACCATCGGACCCCGCGGCCCCATCACCGAGGCCATCCAGTCGACGTTCAACGACGCGGTCCGAGGCCGCGTCGAGCGCTACCGCGACTGGTTGACACCGGTCCCACGCTGA